TAATGCACTTGCATAGatagagaatttttttaattccagggTGTTATCAGATCTGGAAAAATGCTGAAGGATTGAGTCGCTGCAGTATCAGTCTATTGCTACACGATAAAGGGGGAGATGTATTGCCTCTCTTTCACATTGTAATTGCACAGCCTCTGCAAATAATTAACTGAGCCTAACCAGACTCTTTTCCCTGCATTAAATCTGTTTTATCAGTTCACTCCCCGCcccaaaaattaattttcactctCAGACCCACACCCCTTTATTATAATAGATAATGTGAAATTCTCTCCCAAATAATTTGGTGGGAATACTAGGAGGAAAGGAGTTTCAGCCTGtttgggaagaagagaaagtcTGGGGGAGACAGAAATTACAAGAACATTCAGTGCCCATGCTGCAAGTTAAAAGGTGATCATGTATATTTTCATACATGCATATGTAGGCATAGTCATCTCGCTGCTGCCGCCCATTATGGTCTGGTTTCAGCAGCCAAGGTTTTCCATAGGGCTTTCTGCCACAGCATTGAACTAGGAGATAAAATTGCTTTGCCTCAACACTATAACTCCTTGTCCAAAACACTGCACATTTGCACTGTGAGCCAGGGCTACTAAGGATAGACAGAGTCATGCACGTTGCTTAATAATCCTGTTCAAAAGACAATTCTGCTTCAAAAATGGGCCACTCATCTGGGAACAGATGCttaatgaaacactgaaatttgcTAACATCCCTGCTACACTCCACactccagcatctcccagagCTCCCGCTGTTTTATCCTTTTGCCCACCGCCCATACTACCTCCCAGGTATGGCGATGCTGCCAGATGtgcagtttttcttcagtgcctttATGTAGGACCAACCTGAGGAGACCCATTAGGGCAGGCAGTGGCTGGAGCAGAATAGCCAGGTGGTGGTAAATGTAGAAGAGGGGAGACTATCCCAGCTATGGGGGTAGCTTGGCCAACAGGAGGGAAATAGACATTGGGCTAAATCTTCCCATTACTTGGACTCCCAGCAGCCCTTCACGGTAGAAAACTgcttattttatgaaattaaaCCTTCTTAAGGTAAGCATTTATTCCAGATAATCATGAAACCTAAGACAAAATGGGAGAGTGTCTGGTAAGCCAAGAAGAACCACCATGAGGAGAAAGGCTCTCGCCAGAAGCAGTTTGCTTGTGGCAGTTTCACTGACTCTTCTCTGAAACGGAGCCTGCGTCAGGATGGCCCTGAACGGAGGCACTCTGCCTACTGCGGAGAAACAGGatacaaaggaaggaaaaaggggcAAGCTATCTTCCTAATCAGCGTGAACCTGTTAGGAACTCACCTCCAGTCCCTTTCAGAGCCTGGAAAAGTGGCTTTGGAACTTGTCACTTATCCTGAAATAGTGAATGTAGGCTATAAGGCTGTCTTGAGAGCTCCCATTGCCTGTGCAGTGCACAGGCACCTCATGCCGTCTCCCCTGGTCCCAGTGTGGACAAAACACTCAGAGAATGTAACATGAAACCAACCCCTGTTGAACATATGAGTCTTTAATTCAATGAGGAAACAAAAGAAGTGTAGGTACTGTCTTTATTCTGTGAAATTATAAAAGAAGAAGAGGTGATTTGAAGATGAACTCCCCATGGCAGAGAAGCCACAGCAAAAAGGATTTGGCGCAAACCAAAAGTGCTGGAGTTTGTCATCGGCTTTGCTTAACCCAGCACTTAGTGAGAATCAGAAAAGTACCTTCTCCAAGATGAATCCTGACAggacagggaggaagagggTGTCCGGAGGGGCAAAGCCAGAACTCACTATGGCCAAACCATATGAAGCTGGTTTGCACTGGAATGACCTTAACTTTATGTCCATCATCCCCAGGCTGTTTTGTCCATCTCCTACTATACTGCATTCAGAAATGGTGGTGCAGCCCTTCATGGCAGCTTTCAGAGACAACCCACCTATGAAGGAGAAGTACATGCCATGCATCAGGGAAACCAGTCTTCATAGTTATTCCCTCCCTGGCCAATAAGGTCCCCATTTCCACCCCAAGAACTTCCTATTCCTTATAGCCAGTTGGCTTCAACACCACCAACCATTCCTGTCTGTTCCCATCCCCTGAACAGATTTGAAGAAGCCGCAAGGTCACCTTGGTTGATTTGAAATACAAAGGGTTTAgagtttgtcttttctttctttctgctaaataaaaatgatttttaaaaaaatctacatgttttaaatttaaaaaaaataaaggtttttaatagttttctttctcacataTGTGTTCAAATCTTGCCTAGCTCCCTAAAGAAACCAGGGCTGTGTGAGAGCACTCCAGGTGTTCttgtctccttttctctccaaCTCTCTCATGACATTTGAACTGGATTACTATCTCCCAGCCAGTCGTGGCACAGGGGTGAGTAGTTAGGACATTACAGGCTGAGCCATTTATTCAGGTAAGTCCATTCTCTAAGGTCTTACAGGATTTAGCCAAACCAACAGATAAACCCTGCTCACATGCCCACTGAGGGAGAGCCTGAAACCTGAATTTGTCCCTTACCAACAGTGGTGCATCTACCTGAGGAGAACACCTGAGAAGGTGCTATGTGCCTAACTCCCCATTCACATACTCTTGCTCCCATTGCTTGCTTTCACTTACGCTGCTCATGTTTCTTTGCTGCACAGGCCATTGAGGTGTGGAATATTCTGCTGGACGTTTTTATCTTCAGAACAAATTATATATAAGGGTGCTTCATTCCTTTCTTGCCCTCCTTtgtcccctgcactgctgcttcctctgcGCAGCTAATCATACTGATAGGTCTGCTCTATTTACAGAGGCTGATCAGTTAAGTCAAGACAAGTTAGgagcatattttatttcagtacacTAAACTAATTGCACCACTCTATTTCCATTGCTGTGACTAAgaaaattcttgttttccttcatgttgTCTCTGTGAAGCACCTTCTAATCCAGGGTTTGTCCAATACGTCTATAAAGTGTATAGCAAAGACCTTCAGGCATCATATCATCACCCAGAAATATTGTCAACTCAGAGCAACTTCATCCATAACCATACACAAGATAatattttcttgtctgtttCTACAGCAGATGGTGGTGCCCTTAATTTCCTTGTTATTCTTCCTGCTTGCTGGAGCACAGGCAAGACTGCCATGAAACATGGAAGTCTTTTTACCTGCggcaggggaggaaaggggagtGACCAGGGAGCTTGTGGTCTACTTTCCTCTCTCTAATTACAGCTGCTGAGATAGGAAAATTTTCTGAATGGAAGTGTAATGTGCTGCTGGTGACCCCAGCCATGCAAAGGCTGGAGTTCCCTGGCTGGCAAGACCTTTGGGTACCCCAAAGGCTCAGTTGCACTGTTCATGGGAAGGAACCTGTCCCTGGCTGTCTAGGAGCAGAAGCACTGCTACAACAAACAGTGTCTTGGCCCCAGTGACCAGCGTCACCTCATGAGAAAGCCAATGGCTCTGTACCAGTTTCACCTGAACCTCCACTAAGCAGGCAACTGGCTTAGATCCAGATTCATCCCCATGCATCCTTGCTAGGCCCAGCAGGTTCAGGGTCTCAGTCAGATTTCTCACATGCCCATGTATCAGATGGCTTCAGTCCAGTTCTGCTCTTGACCTCAGTTATGTCATGCTATGAGGAATCCCAACAGTTGTCTGTGCAtgatggggaaggaggaagaagaaagcaccTCAGCCCTTTGATTACCTTTAAGAACATTCCCTTCCAGTTCCAtgtctcttcctctttccttcacacttttttgcccattttcttttctctgtgatgCTTTATCTTAGACTGGTTTCACCCATTTAACCAAAAAGATGAAAGACAGTCCCAAGTAAAAGGCAATTACCAGAATTCATTAACCCAGAAATGTCAACACACTGGGTTTCAGATCCAGTGCAGTTTACGATTTCGTTACTGCACTGAAAGGAGTCCACACTGTAGCAGGCAGGACACTGGTATCCATTGGGC
The window above is part of the Falco cherrug isolate bFalChe1 chromosome Z, bFalChe1.pri, whole genome shotgun sequence genome. Proteins encoded here:
- the LOC102056768 gene encoding phospholipase A2 inhibitor 25 kDa subunit-like isoform X1, with the translated sequence MKVSLGLSFFLAFLDPGTSLQCEVCHSIGKSCSGPMKTCSGAEDTCGIILHEVMIGGMAIPSSVKSCLPSSICQLGPITMNYGKVKARSHLACCTGNNCQTTSVTLPPEDNVPNGYQCPACYSVDSFQCSNEIVNCTGSETQCVDISGLMNSGGLSLKAAMKGCTTISECSIVGDGQNSLGMMDIKLRSFQCKPASYGLAIVSSGFAPPDTLFLPVLSGFILEKVLF
- the LOC102056768 gene encoding phospholipase A2 inhibitor gamma subunit B-like isoform X2: MKVSLGLSFFLAFLDPGGMAIPSSVKSCLPSSICQLGPITMNYGKVKARSHLACCTGNNCQTTSVTLPPEDNVPNGYQCPACYSVDSFQCSNEIVNCTGSETQCVDISGLMNSGGLSLKAAMKGCTTISECSIVGDGQNSLGMMDIKLRSFQCKPASYGLAIVSSGFAPPDTLFLPVLSGFILEKVLF